A single window of Parabacteroides pacaensis DNA harbors:
- a CDS encoding 6-bladed beta-propeller yields the protein MYKLFRNVFMGGISSFSATGLHVARIPGDLLYYIVISEYLKRVIVNYNHQAKFMRYVLFTIVFVPLFLSCDNQRKNTNDIINIRLEPDIEKANKLSKLIDSIFIIPLETTEDALLANISKLEYDNGHYFVLNSNDKLVYVFDGNGKFTHRIAKKGNAPGEVQYPECFALDKKHKEVWLTNNDAFYRYDYEGNYKGSKPYSLAFNDFCIEKNSNIYLYTGKCNNSHIGDGFLTGDITLLDVNNEKKTWFVSEIALRQQPGKTIESYYSNIPFCEQKDGLITVHYVFSDTLYSIVDTMIYPKYVIDFGENKSSVDLNELPASEAKKYMEARPNTPWFVNNVLETSSFLLFTYNIGFKMQSTVFYNKKNSHLKEGLLINDLLEGHIWMLGIRGNRFVGYVTASDKRINNKLSAFVNEDKLSTLQKLPEDSNPILIEFTLKEF from the coding sequence ATGTATAAATTATTTAGAAATGTTTTTATGGGAGGAATTTCCTCCTTTTCAGCAACTGGCCTACATGTTGCTCGTATTCCGGGTGATCTTCTTTACTATATTGTTATAAGCGAATATTTAAAACGGGTGATAGTTAACTACAATCACCAAGCTAAGTTTATGAGGTATGTTTTATTTACTATTGTGTTTGTTCCTCTTTTCCTTTCTTGTGATAATCAAAGAAAAAACACAAATGATATAATAAACATACGGTTAGAGCCTGATATTGAAAAAGCAAATAAGTTATCAAAGTTGATAGATTCTATATTTATCATACCTTTAGAAACGACGGAAGATGCTTTACTGGCGAATATTAGTAAATTGGAATACGATAATGGTCATTATTTTGTGTTGAATTCAAACGATAAATTGGTATATGTTTTTGACGGAAATGGAAAATTTACTCATCGAATTGCTAAAAAAGGGAATGCTCCGGGAGAAGTCCAGTATCCTGAATGTTTTGCTTTAGATAAAAAGCATAAAGAAGTTTGGCTAACTAACAATGATGCTTTTTATCGCTATGATTATGAGGGAAATTATAAAGGATCTAAACCATACAGTTTAGCCTTTAATGATTTCTGCATCGAAAAAAATAGTAACATTTATTTATATACGGGTAAATGTAATAACTCTCATATAGGGGATGGCTTTTTGACAGGAGACATAACTTTATTGGATGTAAACAATGAGAAAAAGACTTGGTTTGTTTCTGAAATTGCCTTACGTCAGCAACCCGGTAAAACAATTGAAAGTTATTACAGTAATATTCCTTTTTGTGAGCAAAAGGATGGTCTGATAACAGTTCATTATGTATTTAGTGATACGCTTTATTCTATTGTTGATACAATGATCTATCCCAAATATGTAATAGATTTTGGGGAGAATAAATCTTCTGTAGATTTAAATGAGCTTCCTGCATCGGAAGCAAAAAAGTACATGGAAGCTCGGCCTAATACTCCTTGGTTCGTTAATAATGTATTGGAAACTTCTTCTTTTCTTCTTTTTACTTATAATATTGGTTTTAAAATGCAATCTACTGTTTTTTATAATAAGAAAAATTCTCACCTTAAGGAAGGACTTTTAATTAATGATCTATTAGAAGGACATATCTGGATGCTGGGAATCCGGGGAAACCGTTTTGTTGGTTATGTTACAGCTTCCGATAAACGGATAAATAATAAATTATCCGCATTTGTCAATGAAGATAAGCTTTCAACCTTACAGAAGCTCCCAGAAGATAGTAATCCTATACTAATAGAGTTTACATTAAAAGAGTTTTGA
- a CDS encoding 6-bladed beta-propeller — MKNSTIFISLIVAMLSCSLWDKNAPKELETIKIDVDKSTKTKDISTWIDTSYYEIVPLETKPNCLIGEIKKIWVRGNKILVYDEMAKGIYVFNRDGSYHGCIIAVGNGPGQYPLPLNDVVVTDSHVYIFPPVSGKIFAYDFEGKFEKTIDLNGTWGDTFFTWDEEVFNLIASWSNSKRGAFQLHVLDTKNNCVNSIWPVNEDDLKNRRGWGLDNYYSLYNKRALVLVSTVDTIFEVSANKVFVPRYYADIRKKKLPRKIACGNAYEALHYATNNDCIKGIDKIEETSRYLFLMLGDSEKDYIVTYDKKKKEIESISNFFTIHAWGDIQCSLGQSSVIENDTLISWIPANICMRWKENNFDSCNFNNKRFEDAYKKAINSIHTEEDNPVIFLIKFEK; from the coding sequence ATGAAAAACAGTACAATATTTATCAGTTTAATAGTTGCTATGCTAAGTTGCAGCTTATGGGATAAAAATGCTCCTAAAGAACTAGAAACTATAAAGATTGATGTAGATAAGTCGACAAAAACGAAAGACATTTCTACATGGATAGATACATCTTATTATGAGATTGTTCCTTTGGAAACAAAACCCAATTGTTTGATCGGGGAAATAAAGAAGATATGGGTACGAGGAAATAAAATCTTGGTATATGATGAAATGGCCAAAGGCATTTATGTTTTTAACAGGGATGGCTCTTATCACGGTTGTATAATTGCTGTCGGAAACGGTCCCGGTCAATATCCGTTACCCTTAAATGATGTAGTAGTAACGGATTCGCACGTATATATTTTTCCTCCTGTTTCCGGGAAAATATTTGCCTATGACTTTGAAGGGAAGTTTGAAAAGACAATTGATTTAAATGGAACTTGGGGTGACACTTTCTTTACATGGGACGAGGAGGTATTTAACCTTATAGCAAGTTGGAGTAATTCTAAAAGAGGTGCATTTCAATTGCACGTTTTAGACACAAAAAACAATTGTGTGAATTCGATCTGGCCGGTAAACGAGGATGATTTGAAAAACAGGCGAGGGTGGGGGTTGGATAATTATTATTCATTGTATAACAAACGAGCTTTGGTATTGGTAAGTACCGTAGATACGATTTTTGAGGTAAGTGCCAATAAGGTTTTTGTTCCCCGGTATTATGCAGATATCCGGAAGAAAAAGCTGCCTCGTAAAATAGCGTGTGGAAATGCTTATGAAGCATTACACTATGCCACTAATAATGATTGTATTAAGGGAATAGATAAAATAGAAGAAACTTCCCGGTATTTATTTTTGATGTTGGGAGATAGTGAAAAAGATTATATTGTAACTTATGATAAAAAGAAGAAAGAGATAGAATCTATTAGTAACTTTTTTACTATCCATGCTTGGGGTGATATCCAGTGCAGCCTAGGCCAAAGCTCGGTAATAGAAAACGATACATTGATATCTTGGATTCCGGCAAATATTTGTATGAGATGGAAAGAAAATAATTTTGATAGCTGTAATTTCAATAATAAGAGATTTGAGGATGCTTATAAAAAAGCAATTAATAGCATTCATACCGAAGAAGATAATCCTGTCATATTTTTGATAAAGTTCGAGAAATAA